One Carya illinoinensis cultivar Pawnee chromosome 5, C.illinoinensisPawnee_v1, whole genome shotgun sequence genomic window, AaagctcttcttctttttttcccaatCTTTGCTAAATTTTCCCAATAATTATTAAAACAGCACGAGATTTTCTATCGGGTGCTTTTGTAAATTCAATCTAGCCCCACTCGCTATGCCGTTGTTCTTTATCTACTTTTAGTTCTGCTAATTCCTTTTCTGTGAATCCTATGGCAGATTTTATAGCAATTGATTGAGCAAAGCGGACTAATGCATAGAAAGACCAATTCCAAGATAAGAAATGAATGGGTGGGTCTTCTTGTCCCCTGAATTTGATTACGACAAAAGGGGATTTTTCTTGGTCAAATGCCAACAACTTCTATTGAAATTCCACATATATAGTTCTCCATATGCATTAAACAAAAGATTCAATAATGCAAAATGTATTTTCACGACCCTCTCAACAATCAGATCAACGaattcactctcttttttattttttatttttgttttctaggGCTAATGAGGAACCTCGAGATCTATAAGAAACCCCATTTGATTGGATATGTTAGATTGAAAAAGGGACACCTAAGGGATTGAGTGCTGAGGCGTATGAGGAATCATGAAATGCACCAAACGTATGCAAACAAACATTGCTCAAGACTGAGGATAAGGAAGCTGCTCAGCTCATGATATCTCTTTGATTCCATTAttcattaaagaaaaatgaattcgctttaaattatttaaaaaaagaagaagaagttaaagCAACTccaaagaaaatcataaaatcTCAATcgtatcaactaattattacaaattcgGCTATTCACTCGCTCACTTTTACAACCCATACACGTAGCTTTCTTGCCCAAAACCCTCTCCTGTGGTTCAAACATCCTACCCAAACTGCTGCACTCATTTCCATATGCAAAAAAATCAACTTCACCGACTACGTTATACTTTTGGGAAGTTCAAAAACATTGTTTTTACAGCAGACCAGTTGTTCCAAATGGGTTATTAGTTGGTGGGTGAGCAACTGGATTCacaggaaatgcaccaaatgcAGCATCACCAAAAGGATTAGTTGGGGCCATCATCAAATGTTGTGGCTGTGGCTGTGGCTGTGGCTGTGGCTGGAAGGTAGGTTGGTATGGACCAAAGGGGTTGGCCTGCTGTTGAGCCATTGCTGCCATCTGAACCGCAGGGGGTGGAGCAACACTACTGGACAGAGCAAATGGGTCTTGTACCTCAAATGGATTTGGAGCTGGTGCTCCATAAACAGGCTGCTGCGCAGCTCTATATGCTCCTTCATCATACAAACTGTTCAGAGTGAGGGAGTCCAATCCACCAGCCTGACATTCATTGACCaaacttaaataattaaatccatATACCAAGGAAAGCTTTTCTTCCATGAGATTTGGTCTCAGATGAATAAAATTGAAGAATGGCCTACCCACTAGTGAGATTATATTGCGATTAATCTGACTTCAAGATGATAAGAAATGCTTAAACTAGTGGCGCCTCGTGGAAAAGTGCTCCTCCGCCAAATGTCATGTGCAAGCattttcatcaacttacatTCTCCTAAATCCTCACTAACTAAAAACAGCTAAGAAGCATATCCAGTGTCTTATGATCACAGATAAGCCAATACAAAACCATGAAGGTGAGTCCAAATCCTTGTACCATGTCCAATTTGCATAACTATACTTGAATGCACACATGCATGAcatagacacacacacacacgaatCTTACTTTCAAGTGTGTGCTGCTCATTCAAGATGAAAAGCAGATGCATTTGGCCAGTAGTATCATACAACACATATAAATGCCTATACTTTCATATATGCTGTAAATGGCTAAAATGACCACAAAACCTGTGGAGAACAAATAAGGACAGAGAATAAGGGCCTACCAATTGCCTTTCATTAACTGATGAAATGTTACTACTTGGAGTGGTGACCAGGGCAAGTTCCCATCCAGTAGCATCAAAATCTTTTGCGTGCACGGAATTAGAATCAAATGTTGGGGCAGCAGCTGCAAATATGAGAACACTCGCTAGGTAAACAAAAGTCCATCTAAAGTGGCTTAAGTAGCATTACTGGaaagcaacaaaagaaaaaagcatgACCAGAATCTGATGGAACTATTGCTAGAGCCAAAGCATTTCTGTCTTCAATTGCAGATGCATCAGCAGTGCTATAACCCAATCCCTGAGTCAaccaaaaaggggaaaaaaaaagaaagggggggggggggggggggggggggggaattaaATAAATTCTGCAAAAAACATAAACTGAGTAAATGGAACTCACAACATAATGATTTACCAGTAGATCACCAGTTTCCAGGGTGTTTTGAggaaaaggaggaggaggaggaggaggaggagcagTAATCTCAACATTAGGTACAGCAGCATTATCTGAAGGTGGTGGCTCAGGTTCATCATTGGACATTTTTGTCTCTTCAGAAGGGCCTTCATCTGGTCTGTATGTCAATTGAAGCTGACCATAATGACCACATATTATTTCATTAGCACAgcttcacaaaagcattattcCATCTCTAGGTTGATTAGTACCAACAAATTGGTAAAAACATCCAAAGGGAACAAAACAGAGACTGGTTTACGAATTTCATTTTTGAGTACactaatcaataaaaaaaaaatcatttcactTAACTAAGAAATCGATATATGTTCTCGCTCATTATAAAACAATGACTCACCAAAGGCTCACTTGAAACAGGAAACACCCGGGGTGCCTCTCTTATGTACTCTTCCATAGTTGTAAGAAAGGATTGTGGAGGCTGGAAAACATCAGCATTAAGCAATTAGGTGGGATAAAAAATTAGACTCAAGGAAATAGCCTAAAGTTGACTACACACCAAGATGCTGTAATAGCATCAATACCTCTCTAAGAACAGGAAATTGGAAATTCCTAGCAAGTTCCAATCCTTTGCAAACTTCGTAGAACTCAGAAAGGCTGAAGGCCTGCAGAAATAACCAAGGTCTGTTAAGTGAAACACCATAAAAGTGAACTGTAGGACCTTTTTTTAATCGGTTAAAAGTGAACTGTAAGACCTTATAGCGTTCATATCTAGTAattgtatgaaaaaaaataaagcagtaAATAGCTATCAACCAATAACTAATACTTGGCGTCATGTTTGGAAATGGATAATGTCACCTGCTGGCCAGCTCGTTTATAAACATCAAGGGCGTTGACAGCTTCATGCTTTGGCATCTCAAAAAACTGCAATGAGATCAGATTATTGGCAGTATGGAAAATATAGACAACAAATGACATTATTTCCTAACTAGCAAGACTCCCATAAATAATAATCAATTCACCTTATCAACAAGATTGATGATCCCATCATTGATAGCGcagtaaattttaaaactctCTTTCAGTACCTGATTATAGCACATATAAAAATGTTCAAATAAAGTTTATTTATGAGTTAAGcatttaaaatgatattattcttTTCTTGACAGGAAAAAATGGCAGATCAGAGGGCAAGGGACAGGAAGTGAGATATGGGAGTCagcttttattttccttatgtCCTCCATGCCAATTTCTGACCAAAGAACACTACAGCATCCTTGCCCccacaacaaaaaagaaagaaaaaaacaaaaaaatcgacAAAGGTAGAGAGAAACAAAAAGAGAGGACATTCAAAGCATCTCAACAAGTaaccaaaaatttcaaagaaaTTTCTAAATCATTTGACTTTATGTATTGTCAACTGAAAACACTGGAACTGCTGAATCGTTTTTGGTCATCATGCATAACACCATTCGGTGAACTCAACATATGGAAATGGGAGTCAACAATTTATAAGGAGACTCCTTTAagatctctaaaataatttcaccATTCATgactcaaaatattcaaaagaagaaacatagaaatattctttaatttaaatgCACAACTAATTTATGCAATAAATTACAGAAAACAGCAATGCAACACATACCAGAGCTAGAGCATATTGTATAACATAATTGTTAACAGCTGCTCCTTCTGGCTGTAAAAGTGGAAAATAAGTCAATTTTTTGCCCATATTAATATGCTATGGATAAAAATATCCTAAGGAAATgtgtaaaaaatatgaaaacagaACATCAACGGGGCATAAAAAGTACCTTGCAACCAATAAGACGATATAGCAGCTGCTGCAAAGCTGGCAATTGCCCCAACAGTTCTTCACTGTCCAAATCCCTGGTTCTGCTGTAGCCCTGCTGGTAAAAGAAGACGAAAAGGAGGGAGCAAGAGGGGTGGGTTTGGGTGGGGTGAGAATTTCATGAATCTGAAGCAATGAGAGATTCACACCCGTATAGTTTGAGAAAACAAATACACTGTCAAGACTATTAAATATCAATCAAGACACTGGACATCCAACAGAACTCTCTATAGCAATTCTGGCTGGCATCAATGGCATAGACTGTCTCTTGTGCCAAATTACAATGTGCCAAACAAAATTTCTTGGGCTTGGATTTTTAGGAAACAAACCCTTTAAGATCCAGAAGCATGAatgaaaaacaatattttctaaaaacaaaatgagCTTATTAGCCTTAGCAACTAtcataaaaaactaataaattaTTGGGAGTTCAAATAACCTAACAgatattttttgataggtaaccTAACAGATATATTAGAGGTACAGACATtaagaaaaggggaaaaaaaaggaaagaaaagaattcCAGAGTTAGGAACTTCAAATCCAATATCATCTTTAACTTTATTTGCATACTGCCCCTTGTCTGTTATTTCAAGGCAATATTAGGACAGCTTTTATTCTATTCTAAATTCCACATCTTAGAAAAAAGGAAATACATATCTAGTAAAATACCTTGTCCTGCCCTTGGGAAGGTCTTGGTAGACGTTCAGCTTCAATATCATACTTAAGAACCCTGAAACATTCAAGTCGTTCTTCCAAAAACAACGCATATGTGCGTACCCAGGCCGAGCAATCCCAAGCTGagagaaaagataaaagagACATTAGTAGTTGCGAACTAAAGCAACGATGGTTCAAGTACATCAGTTAGAAACAGTATTAACaaccattttctttcttttatcgGTAAACCAGTATCAACAACCaatagagagaataaaaaagTAAGAGATAAGGGTGAAGGACTAACCAATAGGACTTGAATCATCCTTGAAATTAGAAATTTGGAGTATGCGCCCTCTCTGTGAAAAATTCAGAAGTTCTTCTCTGAAAGTAGGATCACCCTCCCTTAATAGCCTATGGATGACTACCAGTGTTTTTAATGCCACCTGTTAAGGATTCAACTTATTCAAAAACGTTAAAAGAACATTATACAACTTGGACCCAAGACACCACAATACATGAAAAGTGTACCCCACTTATAAAAAACTATTAAGTCAGTATTTACCACCATTAAAACAGTCCAGACCATCTTTCAAATGCAAGAACAGAAGAAGAAATGCCCTATTTAATAACAATATAAAGAGGCAAAGAAGCATTTTCCGGTACTAATGACTCACCATGTCCTTCAATACATAGTATGCACTAACCCATAAATACTAGCTTTTCGTACATCAAATTGCAAAAAATCTTTGACACACCCAGATGTGCAGTAACTTAATCCTAGAAGAGCCAaaatatgacatacatgtagaAGCCCATGCCATTAGGAAAACATTGGAtatatggaagaagatgaaaaggCAATATAGCTGCaagttttttattctatttgtcattcaaaaaattctatttaagaATGTAAGGCCATACAATCTCTTCTAATAAGCTTTAAAAACTTATTTGGAATGAAAGATTATTGAAGAAAGAAAGGTAAATAGCATCAATGAAGCCCACGTGTTTGCAGTAACACATTAGGATCAGGAAACGCAACAAAAAAGGGACTAGATCTGTAATACCTTGATCAAGCATAGGAGAGAGGACGGTAAATGaaatcccacattacttgggagGGAGAAGTTACTAGGGTTTATAACGATTCCAAGAAACTATGATTATAATTTTGACTAGTTCTTTCAGAGTATAGATCCAAATATGGCTTGGGCTTTCCATGGGTCATTACAAAAGGTATCATAACTAATCCCTATTCAAAGTGTGCGACTTGAGCCCTCTCACCTACAACAGAATGACTTGACAAGGACATAAGGGATGGGGAGAGATGAAAATTAACGAATTGAGTATAGGAGAGAAAGGGAGGCGAATGGGGTCCCATTTTAGCTAGAAGGGAGAAGTTCTTGCAATTTATAAGGATTTCAAAGAACTTCAAGTGAAACCTTGACTAATCTTTTTGAGTACACATGTCCATATATGGCTTAGACTTTCCTTGGATaagtaaaaaatacacaaaaatgcaACATAAAATAGCATAGATAAAGCATTGCCTTAAAAGATCTAATCCTTAAGATCTATGTGTGGTTTTTTCTAATTTAAGTAGAGAGGAGCAAGGCATGAAAGAGGGGGGGAAAAAGTGTGGAACACTATCTAGGTAATCCAATCATGGCACCGTTATTGATTGACCAGTGTGGATAGACTCACAATAAACCTAATCTAAGGGTTAGACACAGGAGGTCCATAAGAGCTCCCTCAAGATAGACCAAACCATAGTCAACCCTTCTAAGGGCATACTAGTAAGAAATTGACAGATATAGATAATGGGCATTGGTCTCTTCGCATTAGCATCATGCCCATGTATATCTCTATTCATAAACCTTTGACCTCACAATCCACAACTTGCAACCTTAGAGCCTATGTACATGTCACAAAAGAGGGTTCATCACCCTAGAGAAGTAGacatttatgaaattttgattaAATCTCCATGGTTCAAAATTTGGCAAGAATTAATCATTGGATAATGAGTTCCGATTGGCAACAAACCTTAAGTGGTCTTCAATgccaagaaaaaggaaaaggctatTTGGTTGCAAAAATATTTCTAAGGGACACCCGACATTGATAGGACACAATCTACTCACCTTAAGTTCAAAAAGGGACTGAATATTTCTAGTTTCCATATGCCCTGATATTTGTCTGTCCATACTCAAAATCAACAAGCTCTCCACTTCAATGACTTGGTTTGAGGGCACATAGATAAAGATTAGATTTCAGCCATGCAGCTTGAGCttaaacttgtttttttttttttgataagtaagctTGAGCTTAAACTTGTTCCTTATGCAATCCCAGCAAACTTCACCCAGCCATGATAtccttattttttgaaaaataaaaaataaaaaggctcgACTAGGATATGATCAAATGGCTAAAGGAAGCaataaagtagaagaatttTGAATACCAATGTGatttaaagttatttaaattattataaaaaaaaaaacgttattTAGAGTAATAACTAGATGGTGGGAAGCAATTTGAGGTATGCCTCCTTAGTTATACTCAATCGGAGGTATTACCATCTGCCCTCTCTTAACTCCACGATTTCCTCATTATGCCATTTCGCTGTAAGAGGCACAATTCAAGTCCATGCTAGTGACTAAGGATTGCCTCTTAAACCTTTTGTAATGACCTAAGGAAATTATAAACCACATATGTGTTTATATTCCAAATGGGCTACTTAGGGTTCTCATTGAAGTCCCTTATATCATTATCAATTGCAATAACTTCTTACTCTCAATACCCACCACATTAGTGCATATAGATGCATAAAGTGGCCAGCAACAACATAAAATCATTATAACAATCCAGTTAAAaagattacttatcaaaaaacaatCCAGTTAAAAAGGTTTACCTAGCTTTATTGGAAACATGGTCCATaggaaaataatgaaaacaatCGCATAACTTCTTGGGTTCCTAATAGCCTTGAAGTAGACTCCACAGATGTAAGTTAAGATGAAAGTGGAAGTTTGCAGAATCCTATTTAGATCAAGACAACTCTGATCTAAATAAATGTAAATGAGAGATCAAAACACATAATTTCTAAGCAACTAGAGGCAGCAATGTAAAACGAAAGATATACAACCAATAACAAGCATGTCACACACAGAGGCAAAAAACACTGGATGGAAAGGTAAACAACAAGGTATGGATCAAACCACCAAACTCAGTAAATATTAACAACGCCTCAAAAccgtatttaataaaattaaaaaaactagaaTAACTAAACAAGTCGGTATAGCAATCGAAAACCACAAGCAGTAAAATCGACATATATTACCGTCCAGTTACGAGTCTTCGCCAATCGCCGGGAAAGCGCACGAATGCAGTAAGCAACATCGGCACGGGGCCGAATCGCCGAAGTGGCAACGAAAATCTCTGAAAcagaagagaaaatgagaatCACGTATTGTCCCCCAAAATTGAAATTCCGctgagaaaaaatgaaaatgggatCTGTGAAGGGGGAAGTCGGAAACGATTACTCA contains:
- the LOC122310670 gene encoding putative clathrin assembly protein At2g01600 isoform X1, whose translation is MGTLQTWRKAYGAIKDSTKVGLAHVNSDYAELDVAIVKATNHVECPPKDRHLRKIFVATSAIRPRADVAYCIRALSRRLAKTRNWTVALKTLVVIHRLLREGDPTFREELLNFSQRGRILQISNFKDDSSPIAWDCSAWVRTYALFLEERLECFRVLKYDIEAERLPRPSQGQDKQGYSRTRDLDSEELLGQLPALQQLLYRLIGCKPEGAAVNNYVIQYALALVLKESFKIYCAINDGIINLVDKFFEMPKHEAVNALDVYKRAGQQAFSLSEFYEVCKGLELARNFQFPVLREPPQSFLTTMEEYIREAPRVFPVSSEPLLQLTYRPDEGPSEETKMSNDEPEPPPSDNAAVPNVEITAPPPPPPPPFPQNTLETGDLLGLGYSTADASAIEDRNALALAIVPSDSAAAPTFDSNSVHAKDFDATGWELALVTTPSSNISSVNERQLAGGLDSLTLNSLYDEGAYRAAQQPVYGAPAPNPFEVQDPFALSSSVAPPPAVQMAAMAQQQANPFGPYQPTFQPQPQPQPQPQHLMMAPTNPFGDAAFGAFPVNPVAHPPTNNPFGTTGLL
- the LOC122310670 gene encoding putative clathrin assembly protein At2g01600 isoform X2; translated protein: MGTLQTWRKAYGAIKDSTKVGLAHVNSDYAELDVAIVKATNHVECPPKDRHLRKIFVATSAIRPRADVAYCIRALSRRLAKTRNWTVALKTLVVIHRLLREGDPTFREELLNFSQRGRILQISNFKDDSSPIAWDCSAWVRTYALFLEERLECFRVLKYDIEAERLPRPSQGQDKGYSRTRDLDSEELLGQLPALQQLLYRLIGCKPEGAAVNNYVIQYALALVLKESFKIYCAINDGIINLVDKFFEMPKHEAVNALDVYKRAGQQAFSLSEFYEVCKGLELARNFQFPVLREPPQSFLTTMEEYIREAPRVFPVSSEPLLQLTYRPDEGPSEETKMSNDEPEPPPSDNAAVPNVEITAPPPPPPPPFPQNTLETGDLLGLGYSTADASAIEDRNALALAIVPSDSAAAPTFDSNSVHAKDFDATGWELALVTTPSSNISSVNERQLAGGLDSLTLNSLYDEGAYRAAQQPVYGAPAPNPFEVQDPFALSSSVAPPPAVQMAAMAQQQANPFGPYQPTFQPQPQPQPQPQHLMMAPTNPFGDAAFGAFPVNPVAHPPTNNPFGTTGLL